Proteins from a single region of Ascaphus truei isolate aAscTru1 chromosome 12 unlocalized genomic scaffold, aAscTru1.hap1 SUPER_12_unloc_3, whole genome shotgun sequence:
- the LOC142473631 gene encoding histone H4: MTGRGKGGKGLGKGGAKRHRKVLRDNIQGITKPAIRRLARRGGVKRISGLIYEETRGVLKVFLENVIRDAVTYTEHAKRKTVTAMDVVYALKRQGRTLYGFGG, translated from the coding sequence ATGACTGGTCGCGGGAAAGGAGGAAAAGGGCTCGGGAAAGGAGGTGCCAAGAGGCACAGGAAGGTTCTTCGTGACAACATCCAAGGCATTACCAAGCCTGCTATCCGCCGCCTGGCTCGCAGAGGAGGAGTGAAGCGCATCTCCGGTCTCATCTATGAAGAGACCCGTGGGGTGCTCAAGGTTTTCCTGGAGAATGTGATCCGGGACGCGGTCACCTACACCGAGCACGCTAAGAGGAAGACAGTCACCGCTATGGACGTGGTGTATGCTCTCAAGCGCCAGGGCCGCACTCTCTATGGATTCGGAGGCTAA